Below is a window of Lacrimispora xylanolytica DNA.
ACCGTAGCAAGAGAAGATGTTGTAATTGATGCTTCTGGCTACGTGGTAGCGCCTGGCCTTATGGATGTACATGTTCATTTCCGTGATCCCGGACTTACCTATAAAGAAGATATACAAACAGGAGCCAGGGCCGCCGCCAAGGGAGGCTTTACTACGGTTGTCTGCATGGCAAATACAAAACCGCCCATTGATAATGTAGAAACCTTAAAATACGTGCTGAAAGAGGGCGAGAAGACCGGAATACGGGTTCTTTCAGCCGCAACCGTATCCAAGGGGCTTATGGGCGCTGAATTAACGGATATGGAGGCATTAAAGGCCAATGGTGCCGCAGGATTTACCGATGACGGAATTCCTCTTTTAAACGAAACCCTTGTGAAAGACGCCATGGAAATGGCGGCAAAGCTGAATCTGCCTTTAAGCTTTCACGAAGAGGATCCAGCATTTATTGTAAATAACGGCATTAACCATGGAAGCGTTTCAGAGCAGCTTGGAATCTATGGTTCTCCAGCACTTGCAGAAGACAGTCTGGTAGCCAGAGATTTAATGATTGCCCTTCATACAAAAGCGCCCGTAAATATTCAGCATATCAGCTCAAAGAGTTCTGTGAAGGCAGTGAAGTTTGCAAAGGAGCTGGGAGCAGAGGTGTATGCGGAAGTGACTCCTCACCATTTCTCTTTGACAGAGGAGGCGGTGTTAAAGCATGGGACTCTGGCGAAGATGAATCCCCCGCTTCGGACCGAAGAGGACAGACAAGCTCTCATTCAGGGATTAAAGGACGGAAGCATTGATATCATTGCTACGGACCATGCGCCTCACAGCACTGAGGAGAAGGCGAAGGGGCTTAAGGAAGCGCCAAGCGGAATTATCGGCCTGGAAACCGCCCTTTCTCTGGGTGTGACCAATCTGGTGCGTCCCGGTCATTTGACCATGATGGAGCTGATGGAAAAAATGAGCCTTAATCCTTCAAAGCTTTACCGGATACCATTTTCGGGAATTCAAATGGATGGCCCGGCAGATCTGGTGATTTTTGACCCTGATGAAACATGGACGGTGGGAGAATACGTATCAAAGTCCGTCAATTCCCCGTTTACCGGTGAATCTTTGTATGGAAGGGTCAAATACACCATTTGTAAGGGTAAAATCGTATATCAGGATGAAAAAGACTGACCGATAAGCAGAAGAAAGCATTTGGGGGAATTCAGTGAGAATAAATGAAATGGAGATCAAGGGAAAGGATCAGCCTCTTCTGGCAAAGGAAAATGATCCTTCTACCAGTGAGATCCGAAAAGCAGTGGAACAGGCAATGCTTAGAGAGACCATTGCAGCAGAGGCCAGCTTTATTGAAGAGGTTGGAGAGAATGTAAAGGCTTCTCAGACAGATGCCAGCAATGCTCCAAAAGAAGAAACCAGGGAGCCGGAAAAATCAACGGACCGGGCAGCCATTTCTGAGGAGGGGGATCCCTATAGGGACCGAAGGGATGGCAATGAAGAGCTTGACCGGATACGGGAAGAAGAGAAGTTAAAAGAAGCACTGAAAGCTTTAAAGGATTGGATGCCATCTTTTAATAAGATGGTTGAAGATGAAATCAATGATCTTACAGCCATGTACCAGGAACTTCTTCGGTCTATTCTGGAACACATCCCGGTTGGCAGCAGAGAGGCACAGATTTCCACCTTAAATGAAAAGCTTTCAGAGCTTTTGTTAAAGCTGCTTAACAGCCGTCTGGGGGAGCTAAAGGCCCTCCTTGACACTTATGGCTCGAAAGAAGCGAAGGAAGCTGTAAGAAAGGCCCTGTATTACAATGTCACCGGAAAGGCCATTGATAGAAAAGAACTTCTTATTATATTTAAAGATCTGTTCAATGCTGATATGGGATTAAAAGATGGGAAGGATTCGTTAAGTTCCTCTCAAAAATATTCACAGGGTCAGGAACGACAGGGAATGATTTACCAGCCGGATGGAAGCGGCAGGATAAAAAATGAACCAGGATATGCTGGACGGATTGCAAAGGAAGCTTATCTTCCCCAGCCTCATTGGACCAAAGAAATGGCGCTGGAAGTTAAAAACATTTCTGGAGCCCAGGTTTCTATTTCTCCTATGGCAGAAAAAAATGTATACACGATCCAAGACCTTGCTCTGGCAGAACGGTTCTCAGAATACATCAATCATTCTGGAAACTTATTTGGTGCTGCCGCTCTGTCTGGAAGCAGCGAAGAGCTATACGGCTTCCTTGCTGCCCTGATGACGATAAAGACTCAAGTATACTGTATTCGCTCTGGGCTGGATAAAGGCCTGGCCTCAGAACTGAGAGAGGCGGTAGACCGGCTCATTGATTTTTACATACAGGAAGAGTATAGAAGATCTTCGGAAAATGGAAGGCAAAGTCAGGGACAAAAACCATTCTTTCAGCCAAAGGACGCCTATAAGATCTTTTATTATATTATGGGACTCTATCATACCAATGGAGACCTTAGTGAAAGCTTCAATAAGGGCATTCGCCAGGCATACCGCCAGTTCTTAAAGAAACAGGAAGGGATAAAGGCATCTGAGGAATCTTTTTGCTTTTTTTCCGGGGAGAAAAAGGATACAAGAGAAGACTGGAAGGCTGGCAAGCGGTATGTAGAGCAGGATTTTAAGGAATTTACAGCCCTTTTAAATGAGTCTGGAGAAAATATGCTGCCCATTGGTGTATTGGAGTTAAGTCCTTGGGGTATGTTTTTAGAGCCGGAACCCTCTGATAATAAAGAGAAAGGTTTGGCCCCGCCCCACCTTATTTGGGGCCTGGGTCTTATCCTTTTTGTATTTATTTTAAGCCTTATTATTTCAATAAGATAATTCTTACCAGTCATTTTCTTCTTTACAGAAATACTTTACTGTGCTACCATGGTAACACATGAAATTAAAGAGGAGGATACAAGGATGAAAAAAATAATGATAAAAGCAGCGCTGGTATTAGGGACACTGGCAATGCTTACCGGATGTTCTGGCAAAAAGGAGGCAGCTCCCACCAGTGCAGCAGAGGCAGGCAAGACAACGGAATCGGCTCAGGCAACTGAGGCAGGAAAGACTGCAGATGGAGAGGATACGTTTACTGTAGGATTTGATCAGGATTTTCCTCCCATGGGCTTTAAGGCAGATAACGGAGAATACACTGGGTTTGATTTAGACCTGGCAAAGGAAGTAGCGAAACGTTTAGGAAAGAAATTCGTGGCACAGCCAATTGCCTGGGATGCCAAGGATATGGAGCTTCAGTCTGGAAATATTGATTGTATCTGGAATGGTTTTACCATAACGGGCAGGGAAGACGGTTATACCTGGTCCAAGCCTTATATGAAAAACAGTCAGGTATTTGTAGTGGGTAAGGATTCGGGCATTAAAACACTTTCTGACCTTTCGGGAAAGGTAGTTGAGGTTCAGGCAGATTCTTCTGCGGAAAAGGCCATTAAAGAAGATGATGCGTTATTAAAGACCTTTAAGACTTTGCAGACCACACCGGATTATAACACTGCATTTATGGATCTTGAAATGGGAGCTGTAGATGCTGTGGCAATGGACGTCATTGTGGCGGCTTACCAGATTGAGCAGAGAAAAGCAGATTTCGTTATTTTAGAGGAATCCTTATCCGCCGAAGAGTACGGCGTTGGGTTTAAGAAAGGCAATGAAGCCTTAAGAGATCAGGTGCAGGAACAGTTAGAAGCCATGGCAGCCGATGGCACATGTAAGAAGATTTCAGAGCAGTGGTTTGGAAAAGATGTTACCACTGTTGGAAAATAAGAGGATGTAATTGGAGGAGTAATCATGACTTTTATACAGATACTTTCACAGCTGGCAGGCGGGATGTGGGTCAGCATCCAGATATTTGTGGTGACGCTGGTCTTTTCCCTGCCCCTGGGGCTTTTGGTTTCCTTTGGGCGAATGTCCAAGAACCGGGTCATACAGGCCATTGTAAAATTCTATATTTCAGTCATGAGGGGAACTCCCCTGATGCTGCAGCTGATGGTAGTTTATTTCGGTCCTTATTACCTGCTTGGGATTAAGGTGAGTAATGATTACCGTCTGATTGCTGCATTCATTGGCTTTGTGATCAATTATGCAGCCTATTTTGCAGAGATCTACAGAAGCGGAATACAGTCGATGCCAGCTGGTCAATATGAGGCTTCAAAACTTCTTGGCTATTCCAAGGCACAGACCTTTGTAAGAATCATTTTCCCTCAGGTGGTAAAACGGATTTTACCTTCTGTGACCAATGAGGTAATTACCCTGGTAAAGGATACCTCCCTTGCATTTACCATCAGCGTTCTGGAGATGTTTGCAGTGGCAAAGGCCATGGCGTCTTCTCAGACAAGCTTAATCCCCTTTGTGGCAGCAGGACTTTTTTACTATGTGTTCAACCTGGTTGTAGCTGTTGGGATGGAATACATAGAAAAACGAATGAATTACTACGAATAGGAGGATTATGATGTATTTACTGGAAATGAACCACGTGCGAAAATCATTTAACGGCCAGGAGGTTTTAAAGGATATCTCCCTGTCCGTAAAAGAAGGTGAAATCGTCTCCATCATCGGTCCCTCCGGTTCGGGGAAATCAACGTTGCTTCGCTGTGCCACCATGCTGGAACAAATGGACGGGGGAGAGCTTGTTTATCTGGGAGAAAAGGCGGCCTGGAATGAGGCTGGCGGAACAAGCATTTATGCAGATAAGGATAAATTAAAGAAGATTCAAAAGAACTACGGACTTGTATTTCAGAACTTTCACTTATTCCCTCACATTTCAGTTCTTCAAAATATTATGGATGCACCTCTTCATGTCCAGAAACGTAATAAGGAAGAGGTGTATGGAGAAGCGGTGAAGCTTTTAAAAAAGATGGGGCTTGAGGATAAGGCTAAAGCGTATCCGTGTCAGCTTTCCGGCGGTCAGTGCCAGAGAGTTGCCATTGCAAGGGCATTGGCGTTAAATCCTAAGATTCTCTTTTTTGACGAGCCCACCTCTGCTCTGGATCCGGAGCTTACTGGTGAGGTGTTAAAGGTGATTCGTTCTCTGGCGGATTTGCAGATCACCATGGTCATTGTTACTCATGAAATGGCGTTTGCAAGAGATATCTCGGACCGTGTTATTTTTATGGCTGACGGTGTTATTGTAGAGGAAGGGACGCCGGAGGAAGTGTTTTCTTCTTCTAATGTTCGGACTCAGAGTTTTCTTGGAAGGTACGGAGAGAATATATAGGAATTAGGAATTTACAATAAAATAACTGAAGATTTTTCACATACCCCTGGAGATGATGGCTTATGCATTTTCGGGGGTATTGCGTTCTCATTCTTTATATTGAAGCAAAACAAATAATTTTAATCTCAAAAGCGTTTAGCCAAGATCAATGACTGCGAGTACACATAAATCATCTGCTATGAGAGAACTCTTGTTGGGAGTTGTGATAATTTGTAAATCAGCGTTAGAGTCAAAAACGATCCACACGTAGCCAACACCAAATAAAGACATCGCATTTCTTTTGATTTCGTTAAAAACTGTTCGACTGATCCGAGGCTTCTTTTGCTTGCAGGATATAAATACGCAGTCTGGTAGCAATCTGTAGGGTTGGACATACCATTAAAGTATATGAGGTGATTATAAATAACACTGGCATTATTAATGACAGACTGTCGTATTATTTCGAACCTAGAGCTGGCCATGACCTGGAGTGTGCGCTGTATGTATCCGATCAGGAAGGGGTGCCGCTCATTGGAGAGTATCGAAATTAGTGAAATAGTGCTAAATTTGTTTGGAAAGTATACCAATTGCCCAGGTTGATATAAGATGATAATATAAATGCATTCTAAAACATAAATCAAGTGCTGAAATCCCAGAATACTATAATCGATTATATTGAAAAATTTACAGGTCATTTGTTACTCTCAGAGGGCTTTTTTTCTGCACTTTATTTATTGATTTGGATTAAGTATAACAGCAATAATTACAATAAAAAAATTTGGGAGGGGCATTGTATGAAAAAAATAAGCAAATTATTAAGTTTCGCAATTGTATTAATGGCAGTAATAACATCCTATTCTTCTATTGGTTTTGCCGCAGTTACTAAACAATTAGATTTATCTAATTGGAAAAGTGTCATATTAGCAAATTCTAACGATCCACAACCTAATTGGAAATTAGACTCTTCTAAAACTACAGTAACACAAACGGTAAATGCTAAAGCGTCAGCCTTTCTAAGTGATATCGAGTGCAATAATGCTAAAATAAAAGGTAATTTTAGTGTTAATACTAATTCAGATGATGATTTCATAGGCTTTGTTTTTGGATACAAAGATGTAGGCCATTATTATTTGTTTGATTGGAAAAAAATAAGTCAAGACGCTGCAAAACAAGGAATGAGCGTTAAACTTATAAATACAGATGATTCTGTTAGTGCCGGTGATTTGTGGATAACAACGGGAAGTGAAAATAAAGTTACTTCTTTGTATAATAATAATATTGGATATAAAGCAAATACGGTATATAATTTTAATTTGAATTTTACAGGTGAGGGAAGTTTTAATATCGTTGTAAAAGAGGGAGATAAAATTTTAGCTAATATAACAATTAATGATAGCACGTATACATCAGGTAAATTTGGATTTTATAATTTTTCTCAGAGTATGGTTAATTATAGTGGTTTTACAATGGAAGAATTACCATCAGCTTTAAAAACCATTGGCGGCGATTCTAAAGTGAATTTAACATGGGACGCATTAACCGATGCTACAAGCTATATCGTTAAACGTTCCACAACCCCAGGAGGTCCATATACACCAATAGCAACAGATGTAAAAGATACTACATATACAGATACAGATGTTACTAATGGAACTACATACTATTATATTGTAACTGCGATAGTTGCTGGCAGGGAAAGTGGTAATTCGAATGAAGCCTTAGCTACTCCAGAGGCATCTCAAACACCTCCCGCAACCGAAGCTAAATTAAAAGTAGTTTTAGAAGTATCTGAAACTCTCCAATTGAGTGTAGATGATGACTTAAATATTAATACACAAATGATGTGGTCTTCTTCAGAACCAACAGTTGCTACAGTAAATGAAAAAGGTATAGTGACAGCTTTGGTGCCTGGTAATACGGTTATAACAGTTAAAAGTACGGACGGATCGTATACAGATTACATAAATGTATTAGTTGTAGAAAATGCAGACGATTACAGGCTTGCAATTGATTTAAAAATAGGAGAGACGGCCAGATTGACTGTAGATGATTTTACTAACACAGCAAATGTGACATGGGCTCCTATGGATTCATCAATAGCGAACGTAACCAGTAAAGGAAAAGTTACAGCACTGAGTAAAGGATTGGTTTTAGTTAGTGCAAAGGATGCAGATGGAAATATCATTGGCCGTATCTACGTAAGAGTAAGAGAATAACTTCATTTAGGGCAGGTATCCGGTTTTCCGGTCCTGCCCATTTATGATAGAGGAGATTATATCATTTTCTGACTGTATTTTGACTGCTTTAGATGGTGAAAGATGGTGAGATTAAAAGTCTCTAAAACCACGGTTTTAAGCGGAAAACTACCATTTTTAGGCAATCATTAAAATTATTTAAGAAAAAAGAAAAAGATTTTTCACAATCAGATGTTATACTAAAAGCGAAATCATAGGTGATTGAAAAAAGAAAGAAGAGGATGCTTATGAAGAAAACTTTGATTGCAGCATTGGTTCTCTGTGCTGCCCTTGTATTTACGGCCTGTGGAAAAAAAGCAAGTCAGACACAAAATACCGGAACGACTGCTGAGACCAAGAGCACGGAGACAACGGCCCAGGTAAGCACAGAGGCTCCGGGAAATACCGGGGAATTTAAAATATTAACTGGCAAGGTGATAAGTGTAACTGATAACATGAAAGGCATTACCATTGAAAACGGGAGTGCAAAGACCGTTCTTGATTTAAACGACGCAGCGGTTGAAACATCCTATGCCTTAGACCAGGGAGTCGAGGTATCCGTAGTCTATAAGGGAGAGATTTCAGGGGCAGATGCAAAGAATGCCAAAATCCTTCTTGTATTAGATGCACAGGAGAACATGAAGACCTTGGAAGCCACCGGAACGGTTGCTGACCAGGCAATGAGCACCTTTACCATTCAGACAGAGGACGGCAAAGAGCTTAGCTTTATGAAGAATAATGCAGAAGGTCTTGATTCTGATGTTTTAGGAACGGCTGATGATGACAGCAACGGAAGTAAGGCAAAGGTGAAGGTCACCTATGTATCGGTTACTTATGACGCTGGAAGCATATCCAATTACCCATTAAAGGTAGAAGCTGCCAAGTAAGAAAGAAGATTCCAGGAAAATCCCGGATGGGCATGGCTTTTTTGATAAAAGGCTTGCAAATTCGGGATTTTCATGTAAAATAAGAGAGATGACAAAGTGAGGGGGTCCAATGCCCCTTTTTTTATGGTTTTTTTAATTAATACGCAGATCACAGAAAGGAAATTAAAGATGATTAGTGCACATAACGTAACATTAAGAATCGGGAAGAAGGCTTTGTTTGAGGATGTAAACATTAAGTTTACAGAAGGAAACTGCTACGGCTTAATCGGCGCCAATGGAGCCGGTAAATCCACATTCCTTAAGATTCTTTCCGGTGAACTGGAGACTACGGTCGGAGATATTGTTATAACACCAGGACAAAGACTATCCTTCTTAAAGCAGGATCATTTTAAATATGATGAATTCCAGGTACTTGATACCGTTATTATGGGTAATACAAGACTTTATGAGATTATGAAGGAAAAGGATGCCATCTACATGAAGGAAGACTTCACGGATGAAGACGGCATCAAAGCAGCAGATTTAGAAGGTGAATTCGCTGCCATGAACGGCTGGGAAGCAGAGTCTGACGCAGCCAACCTGTTAAATGGACTTGGAATTGAGACTGATTTACATTATAAATACATGAGAGAGTTAAATGGTGCGGAGAAGGTTAAGGTTCTTCTTGCCCAGGCACTCTTTGGCAATCCTGATATTCTTCTTCTGGATGAGCCTACCAACCATTTGGACTTAGATGCCATTGCCTGGTTGGAAGAGTTCCTTATTAACTTTGAGAATACCGTAATCGTAGTATCCCATGACCGTTATTTCTTAAATAAGGTTTGTACCCATATTGCTGATATTGATTACAGCAAGATTCAGCTTTACGCAGGAAACTATGATTTCTGGTATGAGTCCAGTCAGCTTATGGTGAAGCAGATGAAGGAGTCAAACCGCAAGAAGGAAGAGAAGATCAAAGAACTTCAGGAATTCGTTCAGCGATTCTCTGCCAATGCTTCCAAATCAAAGCAGGCGACTTCCAGAAAGCGTGCCCTTGAAAAGATCGAGTTAGATGACATTAAGCCATCCAGCCGTAAATATCCATACATTGATTTCCGTCCGGCCCGTGAGATTGGAAATGAGGTTTTATCTGTAACCAATCTTTCTAAGACCATTGATGGAGTTAAGATTCTTGATAATCTTTCCTTTACCATTAACCGTGAGGACAAGGTGGCTCTTGTAGGACCAAATGAACTTGCAAAAACCATTTTATTTAAGATTCTTGCAGGAGAGATGGAGCCTGATGAGGGTGAGTATAAGTGGGGAATTACGACGAGTCAAAGCTATTTCCCTAAGGATAACACAGCAGAATTTGATAACGATGATACCATTGCTGACTGGCTGACCCAGTACTCTCCAGAAAAGGATGCTACCTATGTTCGAGGCTTCCTTGGACGTATGCTCTTTGCAGGAGAAGATGGCGTAAAGAAGGTCAAGGTATTATCCGGAGGTGAGAAGGTTCGTTGTATGCTTTCAAAGCTCATGATTTCTGCTTCCAATGTACTTCTGTTGGACGAGCCGACGGACCATTTGGACATGGAATCCATTACTGCTTTAAACAACAGCCTTATCAAATTCCCGGGAGTGATTCTTTTCTCATCCCGTGACCACCAGATTGTACAGACAACAGCCAACCGCATTATGGAAATCGTAAACGGTCAGTTAATTGATAAGATCACTACCTATGACGAATATCTTGAAAGTGATGAGATGGCTCGTAAGAGACAGGTATTTACTTTGACAGAAGAACAGTCACAAGAGAATCAATAATATAAAGACAAATTAAAATTAGAGACAAAGGGAGGTCAGCCGATTCAGTTCCGGCTGGCACGAGCAGCCGGTGCCTAGCCGGCCGTTCCCTTTGTCTTTTTTATGTTACAAAGCCAGGAGCCGACTCATTGGGATTGCATCAAAAGCGCATTAAGTGCTTTATGAGGATTGTTTTCCTTGTTGCGTAATAAGGTTCTCTCGGCTTATAATCAGTTTGGAAAGGAGGTGAAAGGATGGAGACAATTGATTCCTATGCCTATGAATCCCGTATGAGGGGAATCAGTCCTGGTTTTAAGACGGCAGTGGCAGCAGGAGCTTTGATATTCTGTATTGGAGCAAACCAACTGGGCATTTCCGTAGCGGTGCTTTTAAGCATGTCGTCAATTACGGTATGGTTTGGCGGCTTGCCTCTTTTTAAATATTTAAAGCTTCTTAAAATACCTCTTGGTTTTCTGATTCTTGGAACGGTTGCCATTGTAATTGAAATCTCTTCCAGGCCATATGGTCACGTGCTGTTTCATGGGTTTGGACATTATGTTTGGGTATCAGAAGAAGGAGGCATGACAGCTCTTAAACTGGTCTTAAAGGCAGTTGGGGCATTAAGTGCCATGTATATGCTGGTTCTATCTACTCCAGCCAGTGAGATTATCGGTGTTTTAAAATACCTTCGTGTACCAAAGTTAATCATAGAGCTGATGCACATGATCTATCGGTTCATTTTTGTCTTGACGGATACCCAGCGTCTTATGAAGCAGGCCGCTGTATCAAGACTTGGATACCGGGATTTTAAAACCTCATGCCGGACGTTTGGAAGCAGTGCTGGAAACCTGTTTGTGGTTTCCCTAAAGAGGGCAGGGACTTATTACGATGCCATGACAGCCAGGTGTTACGATGGAGAGCTTTTATTTTTATCAGAGGAAAAAGGGGTCAGACCATGGCAGGTAATTGCTGCTCTAAGTTATTTCCTGATTCTCCTTCTGATTTACGTACTGGTACCATAAGAGAAAGAAGGTATGGGATGGAAGATGTACTATTAAAGGCGGAGGGAATTCGCTATTCCTACGGTCAGGAAAAAGAGGCCTTAAAAGGGATTGACCTGACTGTGAAAAGAGGAGAAAAGGTTGCTGTGCTTGGTTCCAATGGAGCTGGAAAATCCACCTTATTTTTGACTCTTAACGGTGTTCTTACTCCGGATGGGGGAAGAATCACTTACCAGGGAAAAGAAATCGGGAGGAAGAACATTCAGGAGCTTCGTAAAAATGTTGGAATCGTATTTCAGGATGCAGATAACCAGATCATAGCATCAACAGTTTTTTCAGAGGTTTCCTTTGGCCCCATGAATTTAAGGCTTCCAAAAGAGGAAGTTAAAAAGCGGGTTCATACTGCACTGGCGGCCATGAATTTAACCGGGATGGAGGAGAGGCCTCCCCACTATTTAAGCGGAGGGGAGAAAAAGCGGGTGAGCATTGCGGATATCATTGCCATGGAACCAGAGGTGATTCTGTTTGATGAACCGACCGCTTCTCTTGATCCGGTCAATGTGGTGATGTTAAAAGAAGTTCTGGATGAGTTATCTGATTTGGGGAAAACTCTTCTGATATCAACCCATGATGTGGATTTCGCCTTTCAGTGGGCAGAGCGTGCCCTGGTTTTTTCCGGAGGTCGATTGATTGCAGACGGTCCCATAAGAGAGGTATTTAATTCTCCTGCGGTGCTGGAGGAAGCAAATTTAAGAAAGCCAGTGATTTTAGAGGTATTTGAAAGTCTGGTAAGATATGGAGTCTTACAAAAGGATGCCATCTGTCCCAGGCATCCAAAGGAGCTTGAGGTGATGTTGGCAGCAGGATCTGGCAAATGAAAATAATTTGACAGAATATGGTATTAAGGCTAAAATAAGAGAGTATTTTGTGAAAGGTGCCTGTGAAAATTCTCCGCAGGATAATAGGGAAAAGGGTGAGAATCCCTTACGGTCCCGCCGCTGTAAATGTGGAGCACAGTTCCATACATCACTGGGTAACTGGGAAGAGGAGCTGTTGTGAGGATGCATGAGTCAGAAGACCTGCCTTTCATTTCGCTGCGCGCCGGTTACGAGCGATGACCGGTGCGGGGGATTTTTTGTGGTACAAAGGATTCCCTTAGAGAGCGCCTGTCTGATGAGTGGGAATCGTCGGATGTAAGGTGCTTATTTTATTGGAAGGAGAATAACAAATGAGTAAGAGAGAAAAAAGTATCATGAAGCTTGCAACCGCATTTGCACTGGCTTTTGGAATTGTTCCAAGCGCCTTTGCCATGCATATTATGGAGGGATATCTGCCGGTAAAATACTGTATTGCCTGGGGAGCAATCTGTGTACCATTTCTGGCAGCGGGATTTTTCTCCATAAAGAAGACCCTTCGGGATAATAGGAAAGCGATGACGATTCTAGCCATGTCAGGTGCCTTTGTCTTTGTCATTTCCTCCTTAAAGATTCCGTCTGTCACAGGGAGCTGCTCTCATATGACAGGGACCGGACTTGGAGCTATCCTCTTTGGGCCGTCGGCGGTCAGCATACTTGGAATCATCGTTTTGATCTTCCAGGCTATTTTGCTGGCGCACGGAGGACTTACCACCCTCGGGGCCAATACCTTTTCCATGGCGATTGCAGGACCGTTCGTGTCTTTTGGAATATATAAATTATGCAGAGGCTTAAAGGTCAATAAGCTTGTCAGCGTGTTCCTGGCTGCCATGCTGGGCGATCTCTTTACATACTGTGTGACCAGCATTCAGCTTGCCCTTGCCTACCCATCAGAGGTTGGGGGTGTAGGGGCTTCTGCCATTAAGTTCTTAGGGGTATTTGCACCGACTCAGCTTCCTCTTGCAATCATTGAGGGAATCCTGACGGCAGTTATTGTTATGACTCTTGAGACTTATGCCCTTCCAGAGTTAAAATCCATTGGATTTTCCAAGGAGGTGGGTTGAGATGACAAAGAAGAATAAAATGATTATGGCCGTTCTGTTACTTCTCGTGTGTCTCATTGCAGTTATTCCTCTCTTTGCAGTAAAGGGAGCGGAGTTTGGTGGTTCTGATGATGCAGGAAGCCAGATGATTTCTGAGATTCGGGGAACAGAATATGAGCCTTGGTTTACTCCAGTGCTTGAGACCATGATTG
It encodes the following:
- the cbiQ gene encoding cobalt ECF transporter T component CbiQ; protein product: METIDSYAYESRMRGISPGFKTAVAAGALIFCIGANQLGISVAVLLSMSSITVWFGGLPLFKYLKLLKIPLGFLILGTVAIVIEISSRPYGHVLFHGFGHYVWVSEEGGMTALKLVLKAVGALSAMYMLVLSTPASEIIGVLKYLRVPKLIIELMHMIYRFIFVLTDTQRLMKQAAVSRLGYRDFKTSCRTFGSSAGNLFVVSLKRAGTYYDAMTARCYDGELLFLSEEKGVRPWQVIAALSYFLILLLIYVLVP
- a CDS encoding energy-coupling factor ABC transporter ATP-binding protein, with the protein product MEDVLLKAEGIRYSYGQEKEALKGIDLTVKRGEKVAVLGSNGAGKSTLFLTLNGVLTPDGGRITYQGKEIGRKNIQELRKNVGIVFQDADNQIIASTVFSEVSFGPMNLRLPKEEVKKRVHTALAAMNLTGMEERPPHYLSGGEKKRVSIADIIAMEPEVILFDEPTASLDPVNVVMLKEVLDELSDLGKTLLISTHDVDFAFQWAERALVFSGGRLIADGPIREVFNSPAVLEEANLRKPVILEVFESLVRYGVLQKDAICPRHPKELEVMLAAGSGK
- a CDS encoding energy-coupling factor ABC transporter permease, giving the protein MSKREKSIMKLATAFALAFGIVPSAFAMHIMEGYLPVKYCIAWGAICVPFLAAGFFSIKKTLRDNRKAMTILAMSGAFVFVISSLKIPSVTGSCSHMTGTGLGAILFGPSAVSILGIIVLIFQAILLAHGGLTTLGANTFSMAIAGPFVSFGIYKLCRGLKVNKLVSVFLAAMLGDLFTYCVTSIQLALAYPSEVGGVGASAIKFLGVFAPTQLPLAIIEGILTAVIVMTLETYALPELKSIGFSKEVG
- a CDS encoding energy-coupling factor ABC transporter substrate-binding protein, which translates into the protein MTKKNKMIMAVLLLLVCLIAVIPLFAVKGAEFGGSDDAGSQMISEIRGTEYEPWFTPVLETMIGGELPGEVESLIFCLQTGIGVGVLAFFMGRFVERKKWQEKQS